Proteins from a genomic interval of Polaribacter sp. Q13:
- a CDS encoding beta-galactosidase, protein MKKFILFLGLTALFYACKTDTITLKEVDNIITYNEPLTSDFSKIKIETPRNIHGMSAVSPKGDKITVNSQYVTLNDTPWIPTYGEFHYQRYPAEYWEDALLKMKAQGFDGVSAYVLWILHEEIEGEWDFTGSNDLRRFIKLCKKHDLKFFARIGPWVNGECRNGGHPDWLVQRLGDPKNPFGNSGRGGKLRTMDPEYLVSVDKLFQKLGEQMEGLYWKDGGPIYAIQLDNEFSHHVSKGNPALMDWEKETAIKYGMEVPLYSITGWADAPFTQDNTIPMYGSYADYFWIPADAKHVPEAFSFSIYRASNDVDTELNDGAKESEGVQTSYNANPYMTCETGIGMDMAYHRRTNLTYLDNGALSLVELGSGANGIGYFMNVGGNNPKGKLTYMNRDIEQGANDNGVISRDFQAAIGEFGQVRKSFHEYPVQLNFMADFGQYVAPCKTFVPSELDELKGFKLGQTSKLQRAIRTDGNTGFIFVNNHVKLDTTYQFNNIQFKIKLKNETLTIPEKAVTIPVDSYFYWPFNLTLQETTIKYASAQPVLSLKESKTYVFFENEGINAEFLLDNTTIETVTANNAKVSKLKETTKIRVSKAGLNCYFDVKQKNGETIRFLVLSQKQAKQLYKNEDKLYLSDAEVITFDNVKNTLQVISENTTNAVWTYPSNTVAGVNASKDGLFDKFEVNFNKVEVPISIKETQDGKNLSFKNRSNNRKVNNKIARPLDDVWHKGTVVEFAFPKGIPSNLNDVRVVVDYEASALRFYKNGEFIYDNYFNGNVWDLSTKHLLSDYKNGMKLELKFLPLQPKDEIYIDGVYWPNLNKTENVLKIKSIKTIPLYSKNLKLQ, encoded by the coding sequence ATGAAAAAATTCATCTTATTTTTGGGATTAACAGCACTGTTTTACGCTTGTAAAACGGATACCATAACTTTAAAGGAGGTTGATAATATCATTACTTATAATGAACCTTTAACTTCAGATTTTTCTAAAATTAAAATAGAAACACCTCGTAATATTCATGGTATGTCTGCTGTTTCACCAAAAGGTGATAAGATTACAGTTAACAGCCAATATGTAACTTTAAACGATACTCCTTGGATTCCTACGTATGGAGAATTTCATTACCAACGTTACCCAGCAGAATATTGGGAAGATGCGCTGTTAAAAATGAAAGCGCAAGGATTTGATGGTGTATCTGCATATGTTTTATGGATACTACACGAAGAAATTGAAGGAGAATGGGATTTTACAGGAAGTAATGATTTAAGACGTTTTATTAAATTATGTAAAAAACACGATCTAAAGTTTTTTGCACGAATAGGCCCTTGGGTAAATGGTGAATGTAGAAACGGTGGTCATCCAGATTGGTTGGTACAAAGATTAGGAGATCCAAAAAATCCATTTGGGAATAGTGGAAGAGGAGGAAAATTACGTACAATGGATCCAGAATATTTAGTCTCGGTTGATAAACTATTCCAAAAACTGGGAGAACAAATGGAAGGTTTGTATTGGAAAGACGGAGGTCCTATTTATGCCATTCAATTAGATAATGAGTTTTCGCATCACGTTTCAAAAGGCAATCCAGCATTAATGGATTGGGAAAAAGAAACGGCTATTAAATACGGAATGGAAGTTCCGCTATATTCTATAACAGGATGGGCAGATGCTCCTTTTACACAAGATAATACCATACCAATGTATGGCTCTTATGCAGATTATTTTTGGATTCCTGCTGATGCTAAACATGTTCCTGAGGCTTTTAGTTTTAGTATTTACAGAGCGTCAAATGATGTTGATACAGAATTAAATGATGGAGCAAAAGAATCGGAAGGGGTTCAGACATCTTACAATGCAAATCCTTATATGACTTGTGAAACAGGGATTGGAATGGACATGGCTTATCATAGAAGAACAAATTTAACTTATTTAGACAACGGAGCGCTATCTTTAGTAGAACTTGGAAGTGGCGCAAATGGTATTGGATATTTTATGAATGTTGGTGGGAACAATCCGAAAGGAAAGTTAACATACATGAATCGTGATATTGAGCAAGGTGCAAATGATAATGGTGTTATTAGTCGTGATTTTCAAGCTGCTATTGGAGAATTTGGACAAGTACGTAAAAGCTTTCACGAATACCCAGTTCAATTAAATTTCATGGCAGACTTTGGACAATATGTAGCGCCTTGTAAAACTTTTGTTCCTTCTGAATTAGATGAACTTAAAGGGTTTAAATTAGGACAAACAAGTAAGTTGCAAAGAGCAATTAGAACAGATGGTAACACAGGTTTTATTTTTGTAAATAACCACGTAAAATTAGATACAACGTATCAATTTAATAACATTCAATTTAAAATAAAGTTGAAGAATGAAACATTAACTATTCCAGAAAAGGCTGTAACGATTCCTGTAGACTCCTATTTTTATTGGCCTTTTAATTTAACACTTCAAGAAACAACAATTAAATATGCTTCGGCGCAACCTGTTCTTTCCTTAAAAGAAAGTAAGACCTATGTTTTCTTTGAAAATGAAGGAATTAATGCAGAGTTCTTATTAGATAATACTACTATTGAAACAGTAACAGCCAATAACGCTAAAGTTTCAAAATTGAAAGAAACCACTAAAATCAGGGTTTCTAAAGCTGGATTGAATTGTTATTTTGATGTAAAACAAAAAAATGGAGAAACAATTCGTTTTTTAGTATTGTCGCAAAAACAAGCAAAACAATTATATAAAAATGAAGATAAATTATACTTATCAGATGCAGAAGTAATTACGTTTGATAATGTTAAAAATACGCTTCAGGTTATAAGTGAAAACACTACAAATGCGGTTTGGACATATCCATCAAATACTGTGGCGGGTGTAAATGCATCTAAAGATGGTTTATTCGATAAGTTTGAAGTGAATTTTAATAAAGTAGAAGTTCCTATTTCAATCAAAGAAACCCAAGATGGTAAAAATTTGAGTTTTAAAAACCGTTCAAACAATAGAAAAGTAAATAATAAAATAGCGCGTCCTTTAGACGATGTTTGGCATAAAGGAACAGTTGTTGAATTTGCTTTTCCAAAAGGCATACCTTCAAACTTAAATGATGTAAGAGTTGTTGTGGATTATGAAGCAAGTGCCTTACGTTTTTATAAAAACGGAGAATTTATATACGATAATTACTTCAATGGAAACGTATGGGATTTAAGTACAAAGCACCTTTTATCAGATTATAAAAATGGTATGAAACTTGAATTAAAGTTTTTACCACTTCAACCTAAAGATGAAATATACATTGATGGAGTTTACTGGCCAAATTTGAATAAAACGGAAAATGTATTAAAAATAAAAAGTATAAAAACAATTCCTTTATATAGTAAAAATTTAAAATTACAATAA
- a CDS encoding sulfatase-like hydrolase/transferase, whose product MKLLKLYSILSLGILIFPLKSNAQKTKPNLIIIHTDEHNFRTLGCYRDILSEDQAFVWGKGVEVKTPNIDRIANEGAICNNFYASSPVCTPSRASFVSGNYPIKTGSYRNDIPMKDEVVTFAEVLSKEGYATSYLGKWHLDGDAKPGFAPKRKFGFNDNTYMFNRGHWKGLDDVEGKPAIYGKYDPKTQKQTLSVKKVTEENFTTDYLTTKTLEILERDKNKPFCIMVSIPDPHTPNTVRAPYDTMFSNLHFEKPKTLKTPLNEMPSWAGAKGKSLINELDQAKMQRYFGMVKCIDDNVGRILDFLDKNNLTDNTIVVFTSDHGDLLGEHHKNDKSNPYEASAKIPFVLRFPSKVKAGKVLRKAFTTADFTPTILGLMNAPSIKNTDGVDASTDFSSSKKEVVDGRITYMTASNQNWIASVSNRYKLVLSTKDKPWLIDLEKNPDEDINFYKNPAYKLIANEMQTELLKQAKQYNDPAFSKKKVRFISK is encoded by the coding sequence ATGAAATTATTAAAATTATATTCAATATTAAGTTTAGGAATTCTAATTTTTCCTTTAAAATCCAACGCTCAAAAAACGAAACCCAATTTAATTATAATTCATACAGATGAACATAATTTTAGAACTTTAGGTTGTTATAGAGATATTTTAAGTGAAGATCAGGCATTTGTTTGGGGTAAAGGAGTTGAAGTAAAAACACCAAATATAGATCGTATTGCAAATGAAGGCGCTATTTGTAATAATTTTTATGCTTCATCACCCGTTTGTACACCTTCTAGAGCATCGTTTGTGTCTGGTAATTACCCTATTAAAACCGGTTCTTACAGAAATGATATACCTATGAAAGATGAGGTTGTCACTTTTGCGGAAGTGTTAAGCAAAGAAGGGTATGCGACTTCGTATCTAGGAAAATGGCATTTAGATGGAGATGCAAAACCAGGGTTTGCTCCAAAAAGAAAATTTGGATTTAATGACAATACCTATATGTTTAATCGTGGTCATTGGAAAGGTTTAGATGATGTTGAAGGGAAACCAGCTATTTATGGGAAATACGATCCTAAAACTCAAAAGCAAACCTTAAGTGTTAAAAAAGTAACCGAAGAGAATTTTACAACGGATTATTTGACAACAAAAACATTAGAAATTTTAGAAAGAGACAAGAATAAACCTTTCTGTATTATGGTTTCCATTCCAGATCCTCATACGCCAAATACAGTGCGTGCTCCTTACGATACTATGTTTTCTAATCTACATTTCGAAAAACCGAAAACACTAAAAACACCATTAAATGAAATGCCTTCTTGGGCAGGTGCAAAAGGAAAAAGTTTGATAAATGAATTAGATCAAGCTAAAATGCAACGCTATTTTGGAATGGTAAAATGTATTGATGACAATGTGGGTAGAATCCTTGATTTTTTAGATAAAAACAATTTAACGGATAATACTATTGTTGTTTTTACTTCAGATCATGGAGATTTATTGGGAGAACATCACAAAAATGATAAATCGAATCCTTATGAAGCTTCTGCAAAAATTCCTTTTGTGTTGCGTTTTCCAAGTAAAGTAAAAGCAGGTAAAGTACTACGCAAAGCTTTTACTACTGCCGATTTTACGCCAACAATTTTAGGCTTAATGAATGCGCCTTCTATTAAAAATACAGACGGAGTGGATGCTTCAACAGATTTTAGTTCTTCTAAAAAAGAAGTTGTAGATGGTAGAATTACCTACATGACTGCTTCTAATCAAAATTGGATTGCTTCAGTTTCAAATAGATACAAATTAGTATTGTCTACAAAAGATAAACCTTGGTTAATCGATTTAGAAAAAAATCCAGATGAGGATATTAATTTCTATAAGAATCCAGCTTATAAGTTGATTGCTAATGAAATGCAAACCGAATTATTAAAACAAGCAAAACAATATAATGACCCTGCTTTTTCTAAGAAAAAAGTAAGATTTATATCAAAATAG
- a CDS encoding family 43 glycosylhydrolase, which translates to MKNYILYFLLAFNLFGFAQNPIVPAGVYIADPEAHVWEDGKLYVYGSRDESDAYWCSHSHHVLSTDNLIDWNLDENVFSSEGKNDQVSYNDKLLFAPDCVFKEGKYYLYYCSPKGTAKTKETGVAISNFPNGPFKNGKRIESVNSIDPAVFIDDDGQGYLYWGQGNPKVAQLKSNLLEIDKATIVKPLDSLGNKYFHEGSSIRKIGEKYYFVFADESRRDRPTCLGYAISDSPLGPFTYKGVIIDNYGSDPSVWNNHGSIEKFKGDWYVFYHRATNNSQKFRKACIEPIKINADGTIDEVEMTSQGASKPLKATRIIEAEWACGLSGNTHITANKELDIPIEQLSAIKNNDTAVYKYLDFNTDLKKIKIKTFNSSGGIVEVRIDKPNGKIIAEVNINKQDENSSFQIDEAHIKSIKGKHAVYFIFKGKPNSILFNIDWFTFY; encoded by the coding sequence ATGAAAAACTACATTTTATATTTTTTACTTGCTTTTAATTTATTTGGATTCGCACAAAACCCGATTGTGCCTGCTGGAGTTTATATTGCAGATCCAGAAGCGCATGTTTGGGAAGATGGTAAATTATATGTTTACGGTTCTAGAGATGAAAGTGATGCATATTGGTGCTCTCACAGTCATCATGTTTTATCTACAGATAATTTAATAGATTGGAATTTAGATGAAAATGTTTTTTCATCCGAAGGAAAAAATGACCAAGTTTCTTATAACGATAAATTATTGTTTGCACCCGATTGTGTGTTTAAAGAGGGTAAATATTACTTGTATTACTGTTCTCCTAAAGGAACTGCTAAAACCAAAGAAACAGGTGTAGCCATTAGTAATTTCCCTAACGGACCATTTAAAAACGGAAAAAGAATTGAGAGTGTGAATTCTATAGATCCTGCGGTTTTTATAGATGATGATGGACAAGGGTATTTATATTGGGGACAAGGAAATCCTAAAGTTGCTCAATTAAAATCGAATCTTTTAGAAATTGATAAAGCTACCATTGTAAAACCTTTAGACAGTTTAGGAAATAAATATTTTCATGAAGGTTCATCCATCAGAAAAATAGGAGAGAAATATTATTTTGTTTTTGCTGATGAAAGCAGAAGAGATAGACCAACATGCTTAGGATATGCAATTAGTGATTCTCCTCTAGGACCTTTTACATACAAGGGAGTCATTATTGATAATTACGGATCTGACCCGAGTGTCTGGAACAATCATGGATCTATAGAAAAGTTTAAGGGAGATTGGTATGTTTTCTACCATAGAGCTACAAACAATTCTCAAAAATTTAGAAAAGCCTGTATAGAACCCATTAAGATTAATGCTGATGGTACAATTGATGAAGTAGAAATGACGAGTCAAGGGGCAAGTAAACCTTTAAAAGCAACAAGAATTATTGAAGCAGAATGGGCTTGTGGATTATCTGGAAATACACATATTACTGCAAATAAAGAATTAGATATTCCAATAGAGCAGTTATCAGCAATTAAAAATAATGATACAGCTGTTTATAAATATTTAGATTTTAATACTGATTTAAAGAAAATTAAAATCAAAACTTTCAACTCAAGTGGAGGTATTGTTGAGGTTAGAATTGACAAACCAAATGGAAAAATAATTGCTGAAGTAAACATTAATAAACAAGATGAAAATTCATCTTTTCAAATTGATGAAGCTCATATTAAATCAATAAAAGGGAAGCATGCTGTGTATTTTATTTTCAAAGGAAAACCGAATTCTATTTTATTCAATATAGATTGGTTTACGTTTTATTAA
- a CDS encoding sulfatase-like hydrolase/transferase yields MNKLKYIALIFAIALVSNKTLFAQKQQPNVLWVLTDDQRLDAISAFNKILTGKEESALGYVESPNVDRLSDMGTTFINTYCQAQGCAPSRASMHTGRYPFRSGIYQFEYFNNNTDNSYPLLPEEMAKLGYQTMHAGKLGVRLRTIKNEKAVSYSLYQTDVDSKIVENEGLPEWGKQSIVKEINGVKLKKPLRNVTFFKDADGNMYYKSEQLEKENPQFAGMAKKAFEKFDLFYKYNVAKGDPQSVFNKGVLSGVSPQPAGKTRDGNYTTAFIDFLKNENKNFNVGKTTFNGVNTSKPLFAHIGYDFPHTPVLPPADYRARFQKHAYKIPELTKEEFKKMAKAFQKRVKNSYSDDFTDLEKQKMVQDYYAFCAYGDALIGDAVDEFIQYSKKNKQPYMIVYVCGDHGWKLNEHGSIAKNTPWEIDSHNPIIVISSDKKKFPAGKVVTDFTEFVDIAPTILNAAGANIQNKEFSYLDGLDLEKIASGSIQARDYVIGESHHAIGPRAYIRTKDYMFSVKTRPNSKRGENMDWAMNATYKELDPALYNTKNDPNEINNLAFDSDYQKVAEQLKKKLLDIVIGDGRAEVNWGGDNFGKNTKAIGTKVYRSNFAPGAHDYKLKLE; encoded by the coding sequence ATGAATAAGTTAAAATATATTGCCTTAATTTTTGCAATTGCACTAGTTTCAAACAAAACACTTTTCGCACAAAAACAACAACCAAATGTTCTTTGGGTATTAACAGACGACCAACGTTTAGATGCAATTTCAGCATTTAATAAAATACTAACGGGTAAAGAAGAAAGTGCATTAGGTTATGTAGAGTCTCCAAATGTAGATCGCCTATCAGATATGGGTACAACATTTATCAATACCTATTGTCAGGCTCAAGGTTGTGCGCCATCCAGAGCATCAATGCATACAGGTCGTTATCCTTTTCGTTCAGGAATTTATCAGTTTGAATATTTTAATAATAATACAGATAATTCATATCCATTGTTGCCAGAAGAAATGGCAAAATTAGGATATCAAACAATGCATGCTGGTAAATTGGGTGTTCGTTTAAGAACTATAAAAAATGAGAAAGCAGTTAGTTATTCTCTTTATCAAACGGATGTTGATTCTAAAATTGTAGAAAATGAAGGATTACCAGAATGGGGAAAACAAAGTATTGTAAAAGAAATAAATGGAGTAAAGCTGAAAAAGCCATTAAGGAATGTTACTTTTTTTAAAGATGCAGATGGAAATATGTATTATAAATCTGAACAGTTAGAAAAAGAGAATCCTCAGTTTGCAGGTATGGCAAAAAAGGCTTTTGAAAAATTTGATCTTTTTTACAAGTATAATGTTGCAAAGGGAGATCCACAAAGTGTTTTTAACAAAGGTGTGTTGTCTGGTGTAAGTCCGCAACCAGCTGGTAAAACTCGTGATGGAAATTACACAACTGCATTTATTGATTTTCTGAAAAATGAAAATAAAAATTTTAATGTAGGAAAGACTACTTTTAATGGTGTTAATACTTCAAAACCTCTGTTTGCTCATATTGGTTACGATTTTCCACATACGCCAGTTTTACCTCCAGCAGATTATAGAGCGCGTTTTCAAAAGCATGCCTATAAAATTCCTGAATTAACAAAAGAGGAATTCAAAAAAATGGCGAAAGCTTTTCAAAAGAGAGTAAAAAATAGTTATTCTGATGATTTTACAGATTTAGAAAAACAAAAAATGGTGCAAGATTATTATGCGTTTTGTGCCTATGGAGATGCTTTAATTGGAGATGCTGTTGATGAATTTATTCAGTATAGTAAAAAGAACAAACAACCTTATATGATTGTTTATGTTTGTGGAGACCATGGTTGGAAACTAAATGAACACGGTTCAATTGCTAAAAATACACCTTGGGAAATTGACAGTCATAATCCGATTATTGTGATTTCTTCTGATAAAAAGAAATTCCCAGCAGGAAAGGTAGTAACCGATTTTACTGAATTTGTTGATATTGCTCCAACTATTTTAAATGCAGCAGGAGCAAATATTCAAAATAAAGAATTTAGTTATTTAGACGGATTGGATTTAGAAAAAATTGCTTCTGGTTCAATTCAAGCTCGTGATTATGTAATTGGCGAAAGTCACCACGCTATTGGCCCAAGAGCTTATATTAGAACCAAAGATTATATGTTTTCTGTAAAAACGAGACCAAATTCAAAAAGGGGCGAAAATATGGATTGGGCTATGAATGCAACTTATAAAGAGTTGGACCCAGCTTTATATAATACAAAAAACGATCCTAACGAGATTAATAATCTTGCTTTTGATTCAGATTACCAAAAAGTTGCAGAGCAATTAAAAAAGAAATTACTAGATATTGTAATTGGTGATGGTAGAGCAGAAGTAAATTGGGGAGGAGATAATTTCGGAAAAAACACCAAAGCGATCGGAACAAAAGTTTACAGAAGCAATTTTGCACCGGGTGCTCATGATTATAAATTAAAATTGGAATAG
- a CDS encoding sulfatase-like hydrolase/transferase, with the protein MKNKIVVAWLLLVTVIKFGYAQQQPNVLWLLTDDQRYDSVGAFNEMLTGKQESELGYVESPNVDRLAKMGTTFINTYCQAAGCAPSRASMISGRYPFKSGVYEFEYFNNNAAHSKPTLPEQMEKLGYQTLHIGKLGVRLKTIKDNKVRPAKIFQTDIDFKQLRRDGLTDWGKDWFYEIDGKKLDKPYKSLEFFVTPEGKFEYISEAFEKDFPQHKGTGESTMKKYDLLREYNKKKGPMTPFSAGILSGVSPQPAGKTRDGYYASIFGDFLENQNKKFVVGSRTFKGINTSKPLFCQIGFDFPHTPVLPPADYRARFQKHDYKIPEFDKKELETMSAQMKKQVKSSYSDDFTKKEKLAMIQDYYAFCAYGDALIGQTADDFIAYSESKNQPWVIVYVCGDHGWKLNDHGAVSKFTPWEIDTHNPIIVVSSDKKAFPANKVVRDYTEFVDIAPTVLSAAGANLNDDTFSYLDGFDMKKVASKEAISRDYIVGENHAVTGPRAFIRTKEYVFSMQSRPSKKRGENMEWARTASYKDLDPCLYETKSDPNEVKNLAFDKKYQKIALKMKEKLINVVLGDGRVEVAWGKKADGTKVFRSNFAPGAHDYKLKLEK; encoded by the coding sequence ATGAAAAATAAGATAGTTGTAGCTTGGTTGCTTTTGGTAACAGTTATTAAGTTTGGTTATGCACAACAGCAACCAAATGTACTTTGGCTTTTAACCGATGATCAACGTTATGATTCTGTTGGCGCTTTTAATGAAATGCTTACGGGTAAACAAGAAAGCGAATTGGGCTATGTAGAGTCTCCTAACGTAGATCGCTTAGCTAAAATGGGAACTACTTTTATAAATACCTATTGTCAAGCTGCGGGTTGTGCACCTTCTCGTGCCTCTATGATTTCTGGTAGATATCCATTTAAATCTGGTGTTTATGAGTTTGAATATTTTAATAATAATGCAGCACATAGCAAACCTACTTTACCAGAACAAATGGAAAAATTAGGGTATCAAACGTTGCATATTGGTAAATTAGGAGTACGTCTTAAAACGATTAAAGACAACAAAGTAAGACCAGCTAAAATTTTCCAAACAGATATCGATTTTAAACAATTAAGAAGAGACGGTTTAACAGATTGGGGTAAAGATTGGTTTTATGAAATTGATGGTAAAAAACTAGATAAACCTTATAAAAGTTTAGAGTTTTTTGTAACTCCAGAAGGTAAGTTTGAGTACATATCAGAAGCTTTTGAAAAGGACTTTCCACAGCATAAAGGAACAGGAGAAAGTACCATGAAAAAGTACGATTTACTAAGAGAATATAATAAAAAGAAAGGGCCAATGACGCCTTTTTCAGCAGGTATTTTATCAGGTGTTAGTCCACAACCCGCAGGAAAAACTAGAGATGGTTATTATGCTTCTATTTTTGGAGATTTTTTAGAGAATCAGAATAAGAAATTTGTAGTTGGTTCTAGAACTTTTAAAGGAATAAATACGTCTAAACCATTGTTTTGTCAGATAGGTTTCGATTTTCCTCATACACCAGTTTTACCACCTGCAGATTATAGAGCACGTTTTCAAAAACATGATTACAAAATTCCTGAATTTGATAAAAAAGAGTTAGAAACCATGTCTGCTCAGATGAAAAAGCAGGTTAAAAGTAGTTATTCTGATGATTTTACAAAAAAGGAAAAATTAGCTATGATTCAAGATTATTATGCTTTTTGCGCCTATGGCGATGCCTTAATCGGACAAACAGCAGACGATTTTATAGCTTATAGTGAAAGTAAAAATCAGCCTTGGGTAATCGTTTACGTTTGCGGAGATCATGGTTGGAAATTAAATGACCATGGAGCAGTATCAAAATTTACTCCTTGGGAGATTGATACGCACAATCCTATTATTGTAGTTTCTTCGGATAAAAAAGCATTTCCGGCAAACAAAGTAGTTCGAGATTATACCGAGTTTGTAGACATTGCACCGACAGTATTATCTGCCGCAGGAGCAAATTTAAATGATGATACTTTTAGTTATTTAGATGGTTTTGATATGAAAAAAGTAGCGTCTAAAGAAGCTATTTCTAGAGATTATATTGTAGGAGAAAATCATGCTGTTACAGGACCAAGAGCATTTATTAGAACAAAAGAATACGTGTTTTCTATGCAATCTCGTCCTAGTAAAAAAAGAGGAGAAAATATGGAATGGGCAAGAACGGCTTCTTACAAAGATTTAGATCCTTGTTTATATGAAACAAAATCGGATCCTAATGAAGTTAAAAATTTAGCTTTTGATAAGAAATACCAAAAGATAGCTCTAAAAATGAAAGAGAAACTAATCAATGTAGTTTTAGGAGATGGAAGAGTAGAAGTTGCTTGGGGTAAAAAAGCAGATGGTACAAAAGTATTCCGATCAAATTTTGCTCCTGGAGCTCATGATTATAAATTGAAACTGGAAAAATAA
- a CDS encoding DUF1080 domain-containing protein, whose product MKNTKLNFYNYLLILMFTVVVFSCKSNKEIVNKTANAEEWISLFNGKDLTGWDMKFTGEELNKNYKNTVVAEDNMIRIKYDEYKEFNDNFGHIYYNKPFSYYKLSFDYRFTGEQLKGGATSNHRNSGIMLHSQSAESNEFNQKFPVSVELQLLGGLEDKKARPTANVCTPGTVVVMGNKVNYKHCIPSSSKTYYGDQWVHAEAIVLGGESMVFIVENDTVLKFEKPQIGSLEKNKNYRGENWKNWGINKKAWSSKTGDVLKEGYIALQAESHPVDFKNLKVLDLCGCKDPKAKNYKSYYVKSKPESCKY is encoded by the coding sequence TTGAAAAACACAAAACTTAATTTTTACAACTATTTATTAATTTTAATGTTTACAGTTGTTGTGTTTAGCTGTAAATCAAATAAAGAAATTGTTAATAAAACAGCTAATGCAGAAGAATGGATTTCATTATTCAATGGAAAAGATTTAACGGGTTGGGATATGAAGTTTACAGGAGAAGAACTCAATAAAAACTACAAGAATACGGTTGTTGCAGAAGATAATATGATTCGAATTAAGTATGATGAATATAAAGAGTTCAACGATAATTTTGGGCATATTTACTATAACAAACCTTTTTCATATTATAAATTAAGTTTCGATTATCGATTTACGGGAGAACAACTTAAAGGCGGAGCAACTTCTAATCATAGAAACAGCGGAATTATGTTACACTCTCAATCTGCAGAGAGTAATGAGTTTAATCAAAAGTTTCCAGTGTCTGTAGAATTGCAACTTTTAGGTGGATTAGAAGATAAAAAAGCAAGACCAACAGCCAATGTTTGTACGCCAGGTACGGTTGTGGTTATGGGTAATAAAGTGAATTATAAACACTGTATACCTTCTAGTTCTAAAACGTATTATGGAGATCAGTGGGTACATGCAGAAGCGATTGTTTTAGGTGGAGAATCTATGGTTTTTATTGTAGAAAATGACACGGTTTTAAAATTTGAAAAGCCTCAAATTGGTAGTTTAGAGAAAAATAAAAACTACCGAGGAGAAAATTGGAAAAACTGGGGCATCAATAAAAAAGCATGGAGCTCAAAAACGGGAGATGTTTTAAAGGAAGGTTATATCGCCTTGCAAGCGGAAAGTCATCCAGTAGATTTTAAAAATTTAAAGGTTTTAGATTTATGTGGATGCAAAGACCCAAAAGCTAAAAACTATAAATCTTATTATGTAAAGAGTAAACCCGAATCTTGTAAATATTAA